The Chryseobacterium shigense genome segment GTCTTGCCAGCTATTTCCATGGTAACGATGTGATGGATATCCGTAAAGATGCATATCCGCAGATCGCCAAATTCTACAAAATGTATTTTGAAGACAAAAAAGTTATTTCTACCACTACAGAAGATATAAAAAGATTCGAAAAAGAGGTGGAAGACTGCAGGATTGGTTTTAAAGACAAGCAAAACCGTCTCTATGAAAGAGAAAACGCACTGAGGGCAAGAACCCAGTAATCAAGAAATAAACATTACAGGAACACAACACATCACAATCACTTAACTATGAATTATTTTCAAAAAAACAAAAAGAACATTATTATTGGTGTTATCGCAACGCTGCTTATTGCGGCACTCGTTGCGTTATGGCTGCAGAAAAAGGTGATCCATTCTGCCGATGATATTGTGGGAGTGGTTTATCCTTCCTCATTATCTGTGGGAGATACACTTTTATTTGAAGACAAGACCCAGTTTGCCAAAACCAAAAGATGGAACTTCGGGGACGGAACCACTTCAGACAAAAGTACCGGGATACACTTTTACAACAAACCGGGATATTATTCGGTAAGTCTGATTATTGACAATAAATATACAAAGACCTTCCCCGTAATGGTTTCGCCAAGGTACCAGAAACCGAAAGACAGCACAAAGGCCGTTACTACTATAGAAGCTCCCACACAGGCAATGCAGAACGAAAATGTGCAGTTCCGTGCCGTTTCGGAAGCCAGCCAGTTCGCATGGAAATTCGGTGAAACAGGAAATACAGATTCCAAAGACAAACTGGCCATCTATTCCTACAAAAAACCGGGAGATTACCGTGTTACATTATACACTGAAGAAAGCCAGGAGCCTATTTATCACCTGATCAAGATCCTTCCGGCCTACAATGCTTTACAGGAAGATGAAATACCTGTGGAAGATTCCTATAAAAAAGTTGATGATGATTTCAAATATCACCTTCAGCAGATTGCCAACGGAAACAGCTTCAATATGCACTATAACTACCTGCTGAGAACCTATCTGTGTAACAACGAAAACACTGTGGTAAAAGTAAGCGACAGCAAAGCGAATAACTTTTATATGTATTGTGCCGGACTTCAGTTTGACAAAAACGTTGTGATCCAGAGCGTAAAAGTGAACCTGGATGATAAGCAGAACTGTGTAACCAAGGTAGATATTAACCAAAGCAAATAATATATTCCGGAATTCCGGATACACCACCAATCATAAAAATAAAATAGCATGAAGAATAAATTTCCTCTAGCAGCATATTATATAGGATTATCAGTATTACTGGCAAGCTGTCAGGTGAAGCTGCCCTCTAAAAGAACCCCTGAACCGTCACAATACGGGCAAGTAGACAACTCACCGGTTGTGAACGGATATCCCAAGAAATCAGTCCCGTGGATCGTCATTTCAGACAGGTCCAGAAACACGGCTTATCTTGATAAAAGCGACGAAAAGTCTTACAAGGAAGTTAAATTTCTTGAACCTTTAATGGTTCTCAAACATAGAGACGGAATGGTAAAAGTAGCGGAATATGTTCCCGATGCTTTGATGAAAAAAGTTTCGTCAAAATCCATCAAAACCTATGGCTGGATTCCGGAATCCGATCTTCTTTTGTGGAACAACTCTTTAAAAAGCGAAAAAACAGGTTTCCCGGTAAGAGTAGCCGTGGTACCGAACCACAGTGAAGTAATCAGAAGTGCGGAAAGGTATTATAAGAATGATTCCATCATGGTATTCAATTCGCCAAGCCTTATAGAAGCTGCCAATGTGAAGATTCCGAACGGGCAGATGGTGTATGTCTACAAACAGGCAGAAAACAACAAAAGATTTCTGGTAGGGAAAAAACCGTCCATTGATATAGACAGCATCAGCACCAATCTTTACGGATGGGTAAATGCAAATGTGATCTCTGCATGGGGTGAGCGTTCTGCGGTAAAACTGAAGAACGAGACCAAAGTAACTGAAACTACTTTGGGTGTACATGAAGGATACCCTGGCGCATCAGATTCAGAGAGCAGAACAGCCATTCTTCTTACCGATACCAATAAAAGAACTCCGCTTGAGAATATTTATCCGGTAAGTTTAGCATTAAATGAAGCTCCTGCACCGGACTCCAAAACAAAATATTTCACCAATATTTTAGATTACAGTAAAAATTATGTATTCAATGTTCTGGGTGAGGAAATCTATTTTGACCGTTACAGGGAAATCACGGAAAGAGATAAAAACATCAACATCGTTTTTGCTTTGGATGTAAGTGCCCCGAATGCGCCTTATGCCCCAATCGTAAAGTCCCTTCTTCAGGATCTCCAGCTTAGATTTGAAAAACCCTCTTATTTCAGCGGTGTAAAATACGGCGTTGTTTTATATAAAAATAACCCGTGCGGGGAAAATGTTATAGTTTCCAACTTGAGTACGGATTACAGTAAAATTACAAGATTCATTGACGAAAAAACCAATGAAATGAACTGTGCCAGCAATAGCGGATACCAACCGGTAGGAGAGGCGCTTTCCGCTGCAGGAAACCTGCTGTCCAATGTTCCGGATGAAACCAATGTTGTGGTAACCGTAGGAACTTCCGCGAATCAGAACGGAAACATGTACAGTGTAATCAGTTCACTTACCCAGGCTCAGGCCAGGTTGATTATGTTCCAGACCAGTGCAAGATCATCCGATACTTACAATGATTTTGTATTAATGGCTGAAAATGTAGTAACCAATACGGCAAAAAACATTGCCGAGCTTAAAAAACAAAAGATCATCAACCAGAGTGATGTGCTTACCAAAAATAACTTTAACCTTATAGAAGGAGATGCCGGGTTCTTCTCATTGGATTATCCGAAACAGAGCATGTCCCAGGGATTTGTTATTTTCCCTAAAAAAGGAGATGTGGCAACACCCGGTTACCTGAAAAAATCTGTAGACAGCCTTATTGCACAGGTAACTTTAGACAACGAAACAGTTGACAAGTCTCTCAATGAATATTTCCACTCTTCGGTTGGAGCCGGAAGAACAGATGTAGACCTGAAGTATAAATATCTGTTTCCAGGCCTTACCAATCCGGTTTCTGCAGGAATTGCCGCACAGCTCATTAACTACGGAAATCCGTTCCTTGTAAAAGGATATATCCCGAAAGACCTGAAAGATTTCAAACCGGGTATAGAAAAAGGAATCCTTATTTCTGAAACGGAATATGATAATTTAAAGAATTTCTACACAGAGGTTTATCTTAAAACAGAGCCTGAAAAAGCAAGTTTTAATCAGTCCAGAGCGATAAATGAATATGTGAGGATTCTGAAAAAATACAATCCTACCTTAAAGTTCCTCGATAAATCTGAATTGTATGAAAAACCTATGTCTTATGCCGTAGGATTAAGTACAGGTTTTGATAATTCTGAAGATGAGCTGATGTCAAAATACAAGCTCAAAGGCTGGAAAAAATCCAAGATTGTTTTACAGGAAACCGTAAGAGGGTATTTCAAAAATTACAAACAACTGGCAGAGCATATGCTTTCCCACAGAAACAATCCGGCAGTGAAAATCCAGCAGAATGGGCAGACTTTCTATTGGCTGAACGAATACTTTATGCCAACCACTCAAACCGTTGAGGAACCGGAATACACAAAACATTAAACAATAATTTGTATCATACCAAAAGCAGAACTTACACTTCTGCTTTTTTGTTTTTACCAGACGGACAATAATTTCTGTTTCTTTAAACACCAAACCAAATAATGTTCGCTTTTAAAACCTGATTTTTATTTTAAAATGTATCTATTTCTCAATTAAGTGTAAAATCTTCCTTTTTTCTTATATATCCTGATATAGATAAGCCCTCTTCCAGTGATCTCTGGCAGGGATTCTTAAATCAAAAGTCGTAGAATTACTACAAAATGTGAAATTTTTACCGAAATACTTTCGGGATAAAAATAAGCGCTATATATTTGTTAAACAATCACACCACATCACAAAATATTAATCATGAAAGAATGAAAATAATGGCAGGAAATTCGAAGAATCATAAAACTCAATGACGGGGGAATAACAAAAGTTATTGAAACTGAAATACAGTGATGATCTGCGAATTGTCCATCTAAATGAAGACACACTATTACACATCAACATTCATAAGAAAAGATCGTCCCCTAAAGGCGGTCTTTTTTTGTTTAAAGCAGTTAAATAAAAACATTTAATTTCATTATCAGGCAACTTATTACTTCTCTGATCAAAGAATTAACTATCTTTATCCTGCACACTTTTTACATAAAAAAGATATATTTGTAAAAAGGTACATTTTGACAGATTCCACCAAATAATCTGATAAAACTGAAAGAAACACAAACATATTAATATTAAAAAATTATAATGGGAGTACTAGTAACCAACGAAACAGTAAAACAGCTATTTCATATTGCCCAGTCAATAGCCAAAGAAAACTACAATGCTGCATATGGCGGTCCGCATATTTTGCAGGCTTTAATGCATAAAGATATCGGCCTTAATGAATTCCTGAAAAGTATTGATAAAGATCCCGGCTATTTCTATGAATGGGCAGACGTCCGTATTGAAGAATATCCGAAAACAGCCCATCTTCCAGATGAAGTACGTCAGGATGATGCCGTAGACACGCTTACAGAAGAAGCAGACGATATCCGGCTGAAACTGGGTCTGGATGAAATAACACCCATTTGTATCCTTACTGCTATCGTAAAACCCGAAGTGGTTTTTTCTCTGCAGCAGTTGAAATCACTTCCGTTAAGAGAACACGAGATTTTCAATTTATATAGAAAAGATACTCCTTTTGCAGTATCGGCCGACGGTGATTTTTCTTCACTTTTCTCAAACGGATCAGATTTTACAGATTCATCATTTCCGTCTATCAAAAATTATTGTGTTGACAGAACAGCGCAAGCCAGAAAAGGCGATCTGGAAAATATTATAGGAAGAGACAAAGAACTCAGGATGCTTGTTGAAATCCTTTGCCGCAGAAGCAAGCCGAATGTAATCATTATTGGTGAGCCGGGTGTAGGAAAAACAGCCTTGGTAGAAGGTTTTGCCATTGAAATTACCAAAGGAAATGTTCCCGAAATGCTTAAAAATGCAACCCTTCTGGAACTGGACACCGGAGCACTACTAGCCGGAACCTCTTATAAAGGCGAAATTGAAGACCGCTTGAAAAAAGTAATCAATGAGTGTAAGAAAATTGAAAAAGCAGTTCTTTTCATAGATGAAATTCATACCCTGTTAGACCCAAAAGGAAGCATCGGAAACGTAGCCAATCTTCTTAAGCCGGAACTGGCAAGAGGTGAGATTACAGTAATCGGGGCGACAACGCAGGAAGAATACAGGAAAATCATTGAACCTGAACAGGCCTTTAACCGCCGTTTTGAAGTTCTTACGGTTAATGAGCCGGACGAGCAGACCTGTGTTAAAATGATTGATGTACTTCTTGAAGGCTATAAAAAACACCACGGTATCGAAGTGGAAAAAACAGCCCTTCCGGAATGCGTACGTCTGGCAAAAAGATATGCAAAAGGGAAAAAACTTCCCGATGCAGCTATTGATCTTTTAGACCGAACGATGGCCGCAATTAAAATGCTGGATGAGCTTTCAGAAAAAGAACTGGCAAGCTGGAAAGAAACATATGAAGGTATTTTAAAAGAAGAATTTGCCGACAGCAAAGACCAGGCGAATGAGCTGATCTGGAACTACAATCTTCTGAGAGATAAAATAAGTCCTATCCTTTGGGGATCATTGAATGAACAGCCGGCTATAGATAACTCAATGCCCGTTGACCAGATCCATAAGATTATTGATGATACTTATGCAGAGCTTTTACAGCATGCTGCCAAGAAAAGAGAAAAAGTAGACCGTCTGGAACTGGCAGCAGTGATGGCGGCAAAAACAAGTATTCCGATCGGGAAAATCCAGGCTCAGGAAAAAGAAAAACTCCTGAATATGGAATCCCTTCTGTTAAACAGGGTTGTAGGGCAGGATCATGCCTTGAAAATCCTTTCAGATGCTATTGTTGAAAACCGAAGCGGATTAAACAAACCCGGGCAGCCAATAGGATCCTTCTTCCTTCTCGGACCTACCGGAACAGGAAAAACCGAGCTGGCAAAATCTATGGCGGAGCTTCTTTTCAATGACGAGAAAGCAATGGTACGTTTCGATATGTCCGAATTTAAAGAAGAACATTCCGCAGCATTATTGTATGGAGCACCTCCGGGGTATGTGGGGTATGAAGAGGGTGGAATGCTGGTTAACAAAATCAGGCAGCAGCCTTACACCGTTGTATTATTTGATGAAATTGAAAAGGCTCACCATTCCGTTTTTGACGTGTTTCTTCAAATTATGGATGAAGGTAAAGTTCATGATAAACTCGGAAAAGAAGGAGATTTCAGCAATGCATTGATACTATTTACATCCAATATAGGAAGCGAAGAAATCGTGAAACAGTTTGAAGAGGGAAAAATTCCTGAATCATCTTCACTGATGCAGATCATGTCCGGTTCAGGAAGATTCAGGCCGGAGTTTTTAGCAAGAATCACAGAGATTATACCTTTTGCACCAATCACAGAATCCATTGCAGAAAGAATCTTCAATATCCAGTTGAAATCCCTTCATACTTCACTGACAAGATTAGGAATGACCTTAAAAATCAGTGATGAAGCCGTGAAAAACCTGGCACTGGGAGGATTCAGCAGCAAATACGGAGCAAGGCAGATCTCCGGTGTAATCCGTGCACAGCTTGCAAGACCAATATCCAAGATGATTGTAAGAGAAGAAGTGAAATCCGGCCAGACCATTTATGTAGACTGGAATAAAGAGGAAGAAAAACCAAGCTGGAAAGTAGATTAATTATAAAGTACAAGGACTGACTGGCAATTCTGCTTTTTAGCCTTTTTGTCATAAAACATAGTAAAATGAAAACTGTATTCAAAAATATCTTTACAGCACTGATGCTGACAGGGAGTTTTGCGATGATGAACGGACAGTTTCTGGAACCTTCCGATACTTCAGACAGCAGCGTAAGAAAATACAATAACATTATAAATTCCAATAAGGAAATTGTTGAATTTATTGAATATTCCTTGGTACAGAAAGGTTTGCCAAGACACTTAAGAAATCTTGCCCTGATTGAATCCCATTTTAACAGGAATATTACTTCAGGAGCCGGAGCTGTAGGAATATGGCAGTTTATGACAGCACATGCCAACCAGTATGGTCTTACAGAACAGAACCGGACGGATGTATATAAAAGTACAAAAACAGCAGTAGTTTCACTGGCTAATCTCTATAAAAAATATGGTGACTGGATTACTGTTGTGGCAGCCTATAACTGCGGTGAGGGAAACATCGCCAAAGCTATGCAGAGTGCAGGTTCCACGCAATACCATGTGTTTTCCAGATATCTTCCGGCTGAAACCATCAACCATGTAAAAAAATACCTGAATGCCTGCTACGCAACCGGTGAGCTGGAAAGTGTTTTGAATAATTACAATTCTTCAAGACTCAACAAAGTTTTCTTCACGGAAGGTGGAAGCGGGAGAAACAATGCCGCACCCCTTCAGGAAACGGAAATTAATGCAGGATTTAACCTGAATGTTATAGCCGATGAGCTGGATGTGGAAATGAACGAAATTCTTGCCTGGAACCCGGGAATCGTAGATGAACTGCAAAGAAAAGGAGAAAGTTTACTCTATCTTCCTACCGATATTATGCCGGATTTCCTTTTGAAAAAAAATAAAATTCTTTCCCGCTCCATAAAACAAGGGGCAAATACTCAGCAGTAATATCATCTTAAATTAAAAAATAAGTATCAATCAGTTAAAAAAAATTGATTGATATTTTTTTTACAGGAATATTATGATCGCAAAGTCAACCCAGATACTTATTTTCAGAATTGGAGACTAATGCCATGAGCTTTTCCACAGCTAGGGTTTAAAATCATTAAAGAAATCTATTAATACTAATAATAAAGCACTGGACTACACCGGTGTTTATGCATTTTGTTTGTGTTAAAAACATATTGATTTTCTTAAATAAATCTTAATATTTCTCTGTTAAGTGTAAAAATACACAACAATTGTATTCTTTATTTTATTGTTAAATTATTTATAATCAGTTAATTGAGTTTTTGTTTTAAATCTAATATCGTAGAATTACTACATCAAGTCGTAGAATTACTACAAAATTTCAGATTTATATTCAAAAGCTTTTTTATCAAAATATAGCGCTATATATTTGTTATGTAATCAATCACCAAATCACAAAATATTAACGATTAAAATTTACAAATCATGGCAGCAAATTCAAGAGGAATCTTAAAATTCAACGGAGGAGAAGATCAGAAACTATTAAAGCTTAATTACAGCGTATCAAGATCTACAGACGTTTCAGGACGTGTGGCCTCAGACCCATCCAACGCTCTTATCAAAGTTACCGTAGAAGCAACTGAAAAATCTGATATCTTGGAAAGTTTATTGAACGGAAAATATAAGCCTACAACAGGAGAAGTTACATTCAATAAATCTCACGAAGAAGGTACATTAACTACTTTGAAGTGGGAAAACGGATATGTGATCCAGCACGAAGTAGATTTCGATGCCATAGACGAAAACAGTATGCTGATCAGTTTCGTAATAAGCGCAGAAGTGATCACTCTTGGTAACTCTGAGTATCGTGGAATGTGGCCTTCATCAGGTCATTAATTCTGAACAATCATCTTAATAGAAATAAATTGGTACAGAATAGTGTATTCGTAAGGATGCACTGTTCTGTTTTTGCCGTTTTTGGGAAAAAAAGACCCAATTGATCCTGCCGAAACCTTCATGTAACTGTTTACAGTAAGGATCGGGAAGCTGGTTCCATACTGTGAAAACAGCCGGAAACTATTCAAAATTTATGGTATAATTTAAACAAAAAAACACACATTATGTTTAAGGATGATCAATCGATAAAAGTACAAGACCCTGAAACCACGATACAAAATACAGCAGGAAAGCAGCTGGAAAATGCTGAAAATATTGCCGTACAAAAAGTAGATGATAAGCTTCAGAAAGCGGATGAAGCAATAAAAAAATCTGCAAAAAATGCCCAGGAAATTTATTCCGGCACCTCTCAGGGTTCCAAAATGTTCATGAATCAGACTATGGTTCCGAATAATCCATCCATTATTGAAAATAAAGTATGGTCAAAGCAGCCTACCTCCAAAATACATAATGCACAGGCCATTCCTGAAAGTATTATTGCAGGGATTAACCGCGTTGTGATGCTGGATATCGTGATAGAAGGGCAGCTGATCAAGTATTTCAAACATTTTAAGTTGGTGCAGAGTGCTTCAAAACATCATGAATTCAGCCTGATGCTGGCCCATGATACTTTGGGCGGCCCGGAAAATCATAATTTACAGGAAGCACAAAATTTCTTAGGAAAAAGAATTACAGTCGTATTTAAATATAAAGATATTGAGCAGGGACCTGAACGTAACTTTGTAGGTGTTATTACAGAAGTGGGGTTCAGCCAGGAAAAAGGAAGTCTCGGAAATATAGTTCTTAAAGGATTCAGCCCGACAGTATTATTGGATGCAGCACCCCATATTCAGAGTTTCGGAGGCGGACAGGAAGTAAGTCTCAACAGTATCGCTGATCATGTGATAAAAGAAGGCTTGGGACAGAATAAATTTGACTTCAGGGTAGATGCCCAGCATGGAAATGTTCCTTACAGTTCTCAATATGAAGAAACTCATTATAATTATCTGGCAAGAATTGCCGAAGCATACGGTGAGCAATTTT includes the following:
- a CDS encoding PKD domain-containing protein, producing MNYFQKNKKNIIIGVIATLLIAALVALWLQKKVIHSADDIVGVVYPSSLSVGDTLLFEDKTQFAKTKRWNFGDGTTSDKSTGIHFYNKPGYYSVSLIIDNKYTKTFPVMVSPRYQKPKDSTKAVTTIEAPTQAMQNENVQFRAVSEASQFAWKFGETGNTDSKDKLAIYSYKKPGDYRVTLYTEESQEPIYHLIKILPAYNALQEDEIPVEDSYKKVDDDFKYHLQQIANGNSFNMHYNYLLRTYLCNNENTVVKVSDSKANNFYMYCAGLQFDKNVVIQSVKVNLDDKQNCVTKVDINQSK
- the tssD gene encoding type VI secretion system tube protein TssD — its product is MAANSRGILKFNGGEDQKLLKLNYSVSRSTDVSGRVASDPSNALIKVTVEATEKSDILESLLNGKYKPTTGEVTFNKSHEEGTLTTLKWENGYVIQHEVDFDAIDENSMLISFVISAEVITLGNSEYRGMWPSSGH
- a CDS encoding lytic transglycosylase domain-containing protein; translated protein: MKTVFKNIFTALMLTGSFAMMNGQFLEPSDTSDSSVRKYNNIINSNKEIVEFIEYSLVQKGLPRHLRNLALIESHFNRNITSGAGAVGIWQFMTAHANQYGLTEQNRTDVYKSTKTAVVSLANLYKKYGDWITVVAAYNCGEGNIAKAMQSAGSTQYHVFSRYLPAETINHVKKYLNACYATGELESVLNNYNSSRLNKVFFTEGGSGRNNAAPLQETEINAGFNLNVIADELDVEMNEILAWNPGIVDELQRKGESLLYLPTDIMPDFLLKKNKILSRSIKQGANTQQ
- the tssR gene encoding type VI secretion system protein TssR; translated protein: MKNKFPLAAYYIGLSVLLASCQVKLPSKRTPEPSQYGQVDNSPVVNGYPKKSVPWIVISDRSRNTAYLDKSDEKSYKEVKFLEPLMVLKHRDGMVKVAEYVPDALMKKVSSKSIKTYGWIPESDLLLWNNSLKSEKTGFPVRVAVVPNHSEVIRSAERYYKNDSIMVFNSPSLIEAANVKIPNGQMVYVYKQAENNKRFLVGKKPSIDIDSISTNLYGWVNANVISAWGERSAVKLKNETKVTETTLGVHEGYPGASDSESRTAILLTDTNKRTPLENIYPVSLALNEAPAPDSKTKYFTNILDYSKNYVFNVLGEEIYFDRYREITERDKNINIVFALDVSAPNAPYAPIVKSLLQDLQLRFEKPSYFSGVKYGVVLYKNNPCGENVIVSNLSTDYSKITRFIDEKTNEMNCASNSGYQPVGEALSAAGNLLSNVPDETNVVVTVGTSANQNGNMYSVISSLTQAQARLIMFQTSARSSDTYNDFVLMAENVVTNTAKNIAELKKQKIINQSDVLTKNNFNLIEGDAGFFSLDYPKQSMSQGFVIFPKKGDVATPGYLKKSVDSLIAQVTLDNETVDKSLNEYFHSSVGAGRTDVDLKYKYLFPGLTNPVSAGIAAQLINYGNPFLVKGYIPKDLKDFKPGIEKGILISETEYDNLKNFYTEVYLKTEPEKASFNQSRAINEYVRILKKYNPTLKFLDKSELYEKPMSYAVGLSTGFDNSEDELMSKYKLKGWKKSKIVLQETVRGYFKNYKQLAEHMLSHRNNPAVKIQQNGQTFYWLNEYFMPTTQTVEEPEYTKH
- a CDS encoding ATP-dependent Clp protease ATP-binding subunit, which gives rise to MGVLVTNETVKQLFHIAQSIAKENYNAAYGGPHILQALMHKDIGLNEFLKSIDKDPGYFYEWADVRIEEYPKTAHLPDEVRQDDAVDTLTEEADDIRLKLGLDEITPICILTAIVKPEVVFSLQQLKSLPLREHEIFNLYRKDTPFAVSADGDFSSLFSNGSDFTDSSFPSIKNYCVDRTAQARKGDLENIIGRDKELRMLVEILCRRSKPNVIIIGEPGVGKTALVEGFAIEITKGNVPEMLKNATLLELDTGALLAGTSYKGEIEDRLKKVINECKKIEKAVLFIDEIHTLLDPKGSIGNVANLLKPELARGEITVIGATTQEEYRKIIEPEQAFNRRFEVLTVNEPDEQTCVKMIDVLLEGYKKHHGIEVEKTALPECVRLAKRYAKGKKLPDAAIDLLDRTMAAIKMLDELSEKELASWKETYEGILKEEFADSKDQANELIWNYNLLRDKISPILWGSLNEQPAIDNSMPVDQIHKIIDDTYAELLQHAAKKREKVDRLELAAVMAAKTSIPIGKIQAQEKEKLLNMESLLLNRVVGQDHALKILSDAIVENRSGLNKPGQPIGSFFLLGPTGTGKTELAKSMAELLFNDEKAMVRFDMSEFKEEHSAALLYGAPPGYVGYEEGGMLVNKIRQQPYTVVLFDEIEKAHHSVFDVFLQIMDEGKVHDKLGKEGDFSNALILFTSNIGSEEIVKQFEEGKIPESSSLMQIMSGSGRFRPEFLARITEIIPFAPITESIAERIFNIQLKSLHTSLTRLGMTLKISDEAVKNLALGGFSSKYGARQISGVIRAQLARPISKMIVREEVKSGQTIYVDWNKEEEKPSWKVD